One genomic segment of Fusobacterium perfoetens includes these proteins:
- a CDS encoding D-alanine--D-alanine ligase, whose product MKIAVFMGGISSEKEVSLRTGTAILNSLLKQGYDAYGIVLDKNNLLSAFTDNEYDLAYLALHGEYGEDGRIQGLLDILGKKYTGCGMISSAVSMDKDLTKKIAQAVGVRTAKSYTREDVENITEYPVVVKPSTEGSTVGLYICHNLEELKDAIEKSGDKDLVIEEFIKGEELTVGVVEGEALGVLKITPKIGLYDYKSKYTAGMTEYEYPAKISEKAYQEAMEYATIIHNSLKMKGISRSDFILKDEKLYFLEVNSCPGMTETSLVPKLATLKGYTFDDLTRKIVEKFR is encoded by the coding sequence ATGAAAATAGCAGTTTTTATGGGAGGAATTTCTTCTGAAAAAGAAGTATCTTTAAGAACAGGGACAGCAATACTTAACAGCCTTTTAAAACAAGGATATGATGCTTATGGTATAGTGCTTGATAAAAATAATCTGCTTTCAGCATTTACAGATAATGAATATGACTTAGCATATCTTGCTCTTCATGGAGAATATGGGGAAGATGGAAGAATACAAGGACTTCTTGATATACTTGGAAAAAAATATACAGGATGTGGAATGATTTCAAGTGCTGTATCTATGGATAAAGATCTTACTAAAAAAATAGCTCAGGCTGTAGGTGTGAGAACAGCAAAATCTTATACAAGAGAAGATGTGGAAAATATAACAGAATATCCAGTTGTTGTTAAGCCTTCAACAGAGGGTTCAACAGTAGGTTTATATATTTGTCATAATTTAGAAGAACTTAAAGATGCAATAGAAAAATCAGGAGACAAAGATCTTGTTATAGAAGAATTTATAAAAGGAGAAGAACTTACTGTAGGTGTAGTAGAAGGAGAAGCTTTGGGCGTACTTAAGATAACTCCTAAGATAGGGTTATATGATTATAAATCAAAATATACAGCAGGAATGACAGAATATGAATATCCTGCAAAAATAAGTGAAAAAGCCTACCAAGAAGCCATGGAATATGCTACAATAATTCATAATAGCTTAAAAATGAAGGGAATTTCAAGAAGCGATTTTATATTAAAAGATGAGAAACTATATTTTCTTGAAGTAAATAGCTGTCCTGGAATGACTGAAACAAGTCTTGTTCCAAAACTTGCAACTTTAAAAGGATATACTTTTGATGATCTTACAAGAAAAATTGTTGAAAAATTCAGATAA
- the mraY gene encoding phospho-N-acetylmuramoyl-pentapeptide-transferase produces MLYMLGLYYKQLEFLKSIYFRTFIGFTLSFLVVLIIGQPFIKFLKKKKFGEEIREDGPASHYSKKGTPTMGGVLMLFGSLLTILVAGNLYNKFTILLIITTLCFSAIGFVDDYKKFTVNKNGLSGKKKLFGQSLISIIVWVFIKEFGLTGSKAVDFSLSNPIVPNSFFYIGSFFMLLFIMLVVNGTSNAVNITDGLDGLAIMPVIISCSILGTIAYFSGHIELSTHLHLFSIPGSGEIAVFLSTVIGAGLAFLWYNCYPAQIFMGDTGSLALGGVIGVISILLKQELLLPIIGGVFVGEAVSVILQVGSYKLRKKRIFRMAPIHHHFELMGVPENKVTMRFWIVALLFGIAALGMIRLRGIM; encoded by the coding sequence ATGTTATACATGCTTGGGCTGTATTATAAACAGCTGGAATTTTTAAAATCTATATATTTTAGAACATTTATAGGATTTACTTTATCTTTTTTAGTGGTTTTAATAATAGGACAGCCTTTTATTAAATTTTTAAAAAAGAAAAAGTTTGGTGAAGAAATAAGAGAAGATGGGCCAGCATCTCACTATAGTAAAAAAGGAACTCCTACAATGGGGGGAGTACTTATGCTTTTTGGTTCTCTTCTAACAATTCTTGTAGCAGGAAATCTTTATAATAAATTTACAATACTTCTTATAATAACGACTTTGTGTTTCAGTGCAATCGGTTTTGTAGATGATTATAAAAAATTTACAGTCAATAAAAACGGGCTGTCTGGAAAGAAAAAACTTTTCGGTCAGAGTCTTATTTCTATAATTGTATGGGTTTTTATTAAGGAATTTGGTCTTACAGGGTCAAAGGCTGTAGATTTTTCTCTTTCTAATCCGATAGTTCCGAACTCGTTCTTTTATATAGGAAGTTTTTTTATGCTTCTTTTTATTATGCTTGTAGTAAATGGAACTTCTAATGCAGTAAATATAACAGATGGTCTTGATGGCCTTGCAATAATGCCTGTAATAATAAGTTGTTCTATTTTAGGGACAATAGCTTATTTCAGTGGGCATATAGAGCTTAGCACTCACCTTCATCTGTTTTCTATTCCAGGATCAGGAGAGATAGCAGTATTTCTTTCAACTGTGATAGGAGCAGGACTTGCATTTTTATGGTATAACTGTTATCCTGCACAGATATTTATGGGAGACACAGGTTCTCTTGCTCTGGGAGGAGTTATAGGAGTTATTTCAATTCTTCTGAAACAGGAACTTCTTCTTCCAATAATAGGAGGAGTATTTGTAGGAGAAGCTGTTTCAGTTATTCTTCAGGTTGGATCATATAAATTGAGAAAAAAGAGAATATTTAGAATGGCACCTATTCATCATCATTTTGAACTTATGGGTGTTCCTGAAAATAAGGTAACCATGAGATTTTGGATTGTAGCTCTTCTTTTTGGAATAGCTGCACTTGGAATGATAAGATTAAGAGGAATTATGTAA
- the murD gene encoding UDP-N-acetylmuramoyl-L-alanine--D-glutamate ligase: MKVGMVFGDGVSGKGAKEVLKKMKYEIIMVDDKTGMSSDSAEELLDKTNVFIKSPGIPYTHLVNKAFEMNVEVIDEIELAYRYMKSSGIKTKIVAVTGSNGKTTVTSKITELLQRAGFKCEHAGNIGNSFGELICSRNDLDYIVLELSSYQLENLKTFKADIAMVINLSPDHLSRYKSKEEYFDAKFNIGKNQTEEDIFIYNLNDKDSLKRLSRITGNKQGVTVNTGKEKAVCFTDGESVIYKGEKVLNVKELSLKGKHNLENVLFIVAAAENIGIDKEIVKEFLYTTKPLEHRMERFYKWKNVLFVNDSKGTNIDSTCFAIDAYKGAVLICGGKEKGLPLDELVEKIRENIEEVYLIGEMTERFKEALLLGGYPNRRIYAAGDMKNAVKMLREKLSGDEEKTILLSPSTSSFDQFPNFETRGKVFKELVKEYFEEGEEL; the protein is encoded by the coding sequence ATGAAAGTTGGAATGGTCTTTGGAGACGGAGTCAGTGGAAAAGGGGCAAAAGAGGTCCTAAAAAAAATGAAATATGAGATAATAATGGTAGATGATAAGACGGGAATGTCTTCAGATTCAGCAGAAGAACTTTTGGATAAGACAAATGTTTTTATAAAAAGTCCTGGAATACCTTACACACATCTTGTAAATAAAGCATTTGAAATGAATGTAGAAGTTATTGATGAAATAGAACTAGCCTACAGATATATGAAAAGTTCAGGAATAAAAACAAAGATAGTTGCAGTTACAGGAAGTAATGGTAAGACAACAGTGACAAGCAAAATAACAGAGCTTCTTCAAAGAGCAGGATTTAAATGTGAACATGCAGGAAACATAGGAAATTCTTTTGGAGAGCTTATATGCAGCAGAAATGATTTAGATTATATTGTACTTGAATTAAGTTCGTATCAGCTTGAAAATTTAAAAACATTTAAAGCTGATATAGCTATGGTGATAAATCTTTCTCCAGATCATTTAAGCAGATATAAATCAAAAGAAGAATATTTTGATGCAAAATTCAATATAGGAAAAAATCAGACAGAGGAAGATATTTTTATTTATAACTTAAATGATAAAGATTCTCTGAAAAGATTAAGCAGAATAACAGGAAATAAACAAGGGGTTACTGTAAATACAGGAAAAGAAAAAGCTGTTTGTTTCACTGATGGAGAAAGTGTTATATATAAAGGAGAAAAAGTCCTTAATGTGAAAGAGCTTTCTTTAAAAGGAAAACATAATCTTGAAAATGTTTTATTTATTGTTGCAGCAGCAGAAAATATTGGAATAGATAAAGAGATTGTAAAAGAGTTTTTATATACAACAAAACCTCTTGAACATAGAATGGAAAGATTCTATAAGTGGAAAAATGTTCTTTTTGTAAATGACTCAAAAGGAACAAATATAGATTCTACATGCTTTGCAATAGATGCTTATAAGGGAGCTGTGCTTATATGTGGAGGAAAAGAAAAAGGTCTTCCATTAGATGAGCTTGTAGAAAAAATAAGAGAGAACATTGAAGAAGTTTATCTTATAGGAGAAATGACAGAAAGATTTAAAGAAGCCCTTTTACTTGGAGGATATCCTAACAGAAGAATTTATGCTGCTGGAGATATGAAAAATGCAGTTAAAATGTTAAGAGAAAAACTTTCAGGAGATGAAGAAAAAACTATTCTTCTTTCTCCGTCAACTTCAAGTTTTGACCAGTTTCCTAATTTTGAAACAAGAGGAAAAGTTTTTAAAGAACTTGTAAAAGAGTATTTTGAAGAGGGAGAAGAACTGTGA
- the gmhB gene encoding D-glycero-beta-D-manno-heptose 1,7-bisphosphate 7-phosphatase produces MKNKAIFLDRDGTINIDKHYMYKIEDFEFVEGAEKGLKMFYDMGYKLIVVTNQGGIGRGYYTEEDLEKLNNYMEKRLLESGVKIEKCYFCPHHAEHGIGKYKKDCSCRKPKPGMLIEGIKEFDIDPEKSYMIGDKMSDAEAGINAGVKPIIVKTGKEITEEIEKSGIEIYSSIYEFALSLQKK; encoded by the coding sequence ATGAAAAACAAGGCAATTTTTTTAGACAGAGATGGAACTATAAATATAGATAAACATTATATGTATAAAATAGAAGATTTTGAATTTGTTGAAGGAGCAGAAAAAGGTCTGAAAATGTTCTATGATATGGGATATAAGCTTATAGTTGTAACAAATCAAGGCGGAATTGGAAGAGGATACTATACAGAAGAAGACTTAGAAAAATTAAATAACTATATGGAAAAAAGACTTCTTGAATCAGGAGTTAAAATTGAAAAATGTTACTTCTGCCCTCATCATGCAGAACATGGAATAGGAAAATATAAAAAAGACTGCAGCTGTAGAAAACCAAAGCCTGGAATGCTTATTGAAGGGATAAAGGAATTTGATATTGATCCAGAGAAATCTTATATGATAGGAGATAAAATGTCAGATGCAGAGGCTGGAATAAATGCAGGTGTAAAACCTATTATAGTAAAAACAGGAAAAGAGATTACAGAAGAAATAGAAAAAAGTGGTATTGAAATATATTCTTCTATTTATGAATTTGCATTAAGCCTACAAAAAAAATAA
- the murB gene encoding UDP-N-acetylmuramate dehydrogenase yields the protein MRILENYNMKKHSNMKIGGDARKFIEIENKEELPELLKELKSYFIIGNGTNTLLNDKYLDTTFISLKKLNKITDKGEGRINVEAGLDFGKLIKYMGENNLSGLEELAGIPGTVGGLVFMNGGAYGKEIFDCIESVEILDEEKNIKVIPKENLKIDYRKTEIKENHWIIISANFKFENGYKKDLVKEIQTKRENNQPLEMPNLGSTFKNPKGYFAARLIIEAGAQGLKIGGAQMSMKHPNFIVNDGTATFDDVINLIAEVKKMVKEKSGIELEREIIILR from the coding sequence ATGAGAATATTAGAAAATTATAATATGAAAAAACATTCTAATATGAAAATAGGCGGAGATGCCAGAAAATTCATAGAAATAGAAAATAAAGAGGAGCTTCCTGAGTTATTAAAAGAGCTTAAAAGCTATTTTATAATAGGAAATGGAACTAACACTCTTTTAAATGATAAATATCTTGATACAACATTTATATCTTTAAAAAAACTTAATAAAATTACAGATAAGGGAGAAGGAAGAATAAATGTTGAAGCAGGTCTTGATTTTGGAAAACTTATAAAATATATGGGAGAAAATAATCTTTCAGGACTTGAAGAACTTGCAGGAATACCAGGAACTGTAGGAGGACTTGTTTTTATGAACGGGGGAGCTTACGGAAAAGAGATATTTGACTGCATAGAATCTGTTGAAATTTTAGATGAGGAAAAAAATATAAAAGTGATTCCAAAGGAAAATCTAAAAATTGATTATAGAAAAACAGAGATAAAAGAAAATCACTGGATAATTATAAGTGCAAACTTTAAATTTGAAAATGGTTATAAAAAAGATTTAGTAAAAGAGATACAAACAAAAAGAGAAAATAATCAGCCTCTTGAAATGCCTAATCTTGGAAGTACATTTAAAAATCCTAAAGGATATTTTGCTGCAAGACTTATAATAGAAGCTGGGGCACAGGGATTAAAAATCGGAGGGGCTCAGATGTCAATGAAACATCCAAATTTCATAGTTAATGATGGAACAGCTACTTTTGATGATGTAATAAATCTTATAGCAGAAGTTAAAAAAATGGTAAAAGAAAAATCAGGTATAGAACTAGAAAGAGAAATTATAATTTTAAGATAA
- a CDS encoding DMT family transporter — protein MASGLGIGVNWIFLFEAYKYTTVSIATLSYYCAPIFVTVMAPIVLKEKISLVKFLCVCTAMLGMLCIVGTNKGTSGEGYNHLLGIAYGLSAAVFYASVILMNKFIKGLKGVETTVTQLILASLLLFPYVMITSGFDFSNMTKTSWIYMIFLGVFNTGFAYALYFTAIKKLNAQTIAVLSYIDPITAVIISAVFFGEKMTMFQIIGGILILVSTFISENIKK, from the coding sequence ATTGCCTCAGGGCTTGGAATAGGAGTAAACTGGATATTTCTTTTTGAAGCTTATAAATATACAACAGTTTCTATTGCTACATTAAGTTATTATTGTGCCCCTATATTTGTTACTGTAATGGCACCAATAGTTTTAAAAGAGAAGATATCATTAGTAAAATTTTTATGTGTATGTACTGCAATGCTAGGTATGTTATGTATTGTCGGAACTAATAAAGGAACATCAGGAGAGGGATATAATCATCTTTTAGGTATAGCTTATGGACTGAGTGCTGCAGTATTTTATGCAAGTGTAATCCTTATGAATAAATTTATTAAGGGGCTTAAAGGGGTTGAAACAACAGTGACGCAGCTTATTCTTGCTTCTCTTCTTCTTTTTCCTTATGTGATGATAACTTCTGGATTTGATTTTTCAAATATGACAAAAACATCATGGATATATATGATATTTTTAGGAGTATTTAATACAGGGTTTGCATATGCTTTATATTTTACAGCAATAAAAAAGTTAAATGCACAGACTATAGCAGTTTTAAGTTACATAGATCCAATTACTGCAGTGATTATTTCAGCAGTATTTTTCGGAGAGAAAATGACAATGTTCCAAATTATAGGTGGAATTCTTATTTTAGTATCAACTTTTATAAGTGAAAATATTAAAAAATAG
- a CDS encoding UDP-N-acetylmuramoyl-tripeptide--D-alanyl-D-alanine ligase has protein sequence MNKLTEIITKVLSLKDKNINISGVKMDSRKIEKGDVFFALNNGKNYIADVLEKGASLVVCDDKKWENNEKVAVVEDTLSAMQKIANEYRKSLSVKIIGIVGSNGKTTTKDIVYSILSSKYKCRKTEGNYNNHIGVPYTILQLKEDDEFSVVEMGMSSRGEIKALCDIALPDYGVITNIGDSHLEFLLNRENVFIEKSEIKNYVSSENLILFGDDYYLKNLEGIKTGFGDSNEYIIKDYEEKENGVNFKIDGEEYFFGMNGKHNCINAAMGVTVGKRIGLSAEEIRKGLKDCSVTPMRFQKIEKNGIKYINDSYNASPISMKYSLETLNNAYRGISKIAVLADMGELGKDELKYHEEVLKYALSLDIEKIIILGEIMKEAAKSLENKEKLIIAETKEEIKNIIRKDFADRVILLKGSNFNHLWEIME, from the coding sequence ATGAATAAATTGACTGAAATTATTACAAAAGTGTTATCATTAAAAGATAAAAATATAAATATATCAGGCGTAAAAATGGACAGCAGAAAAATAGAAAAAGGTGATGTATTTTTTGCATTGAATAATGGAAAAAATTATATTGCTGATGTTTTAGAAAAGGGAGCTTCTCTTGTTGTCTGTGATGATAAAAAATGGGAAAATAATGAAAAAGTTGCTGTTGTTGAAGATACTCTTTCAGCTATGCAGAAGATAGCTAATGAATATAGAAAATCACTTTCTGTAAAAATAATAGGAATAGTTGGAAGCAATGGGAAAACAACAACAAAAGATATAGTATATTCTATTTTATCTTCAAAATATAAGTGCAGAAAAACAGAGGGAAATTATAATAATCATATAGGTGTTCCTTATACAATTCTTCAGCTTAAAGAAGATGACGAATTTTCTGTTGTTGAAATGGGTATGAGCAGCCGTGGTGAAATTAAAGCACTTTGTGATATAGCTCTTCCTGATTATGGAGTGATTACAAATATAGGGGATTCTCATTTGGAATTTCTTTTAAATAGAGAAAATGTTTTTATTGAAAAAAGTGAAATAAAAAATTATGTTTCAAGTGAAAATTTAATTCTTTTCGGAGATGATTATTATCTTAAAAATCTTGAAGGAATAAAAACAGGGTTCGGAGATAGCAATGAATACATTATAAAAGACTATGAAGAAAAAGAAAATGGTGTAAACTTCAAAATAGACGGAGAAGAATATTTCTTTGGAATGAATGGTAAACATAACTGTATAAATGCTGCAATGGGAGTTACAGTAGGAAAAAGAATAGGACTTTCTGCTGAAGAGATTAGAAAAGGACTGAAAGACTGTTCAGTGACTCCTATGAGATTTCAGAAAATTGAAAAAAATGGAATTAAATATATAAATGATTCTTATAATGCAAGTCCTATATCAATGAAATATTCTTTAGAAACTTTAAACAACGCCTATAGAGGAATTTCAAAAATAGCTGTTCTTGCAGATATGGGAGAACTTGGAAAAGATGAACTTAAATATCATGAAGAAGTTTTAAAATATGCTCTTTCTCTTGATATTGAAAAAATTATTATTCTTGGAGAAATTATGAAAGAAGCTGCAAAATCTCTTGAGAATAAAGAAAAATTAATTATTGCAGAAACAAAAGAAGAAATAAAAAATATTATCAGAAAAGATTTTGCAGATAGAGTTATACTTCTTAAAGGCTCAAACTTCAATCATCTTTGGGAGATAATGGAATAG
- the murG gene encoding undecaprenyldiphospho-muramoylpentapeptide beta-N-acetylglucosaminyltransferase, translating to MKKVIITTGGTGGHIYPALSVAKGLIKRDVDVLFVGSDSRMEKDMVPKENIRFAGLEIYPIKSFKTFFKLISAVIKSVKIIREEKPDVVIGFGNYISLPMITAAFLTRTSFYLQEQNANLGMTNKVYYKFAKKTFLAFEKTYDDIPMKYQHKFKVTGNPLREEIYSIDSKEERESLKAEEGEKILLITGGSLGAKSINDAVLDEWEKLKEEKNIRIYWATGKTHYDKIFDRIEKRNMKDIIKPYFDNLINIMAAADLVICRAGALTISELIELKKPSVLIPYNSVKVGQYENAVILEEREGALVFNNNEADEAVKTAIDLIQDDEQLQKMKLRIKALRNMNATENLINSLDIWRN from the coding sequence GTGAAAAAAGTTATTATAACAACAGGAGGAACAGGAGGACATATATATCCTGCTCTCTCTGTAGCAAAAGGATTAATAAAAAGAGATGTTGATGTTTTATTTGTAGGAAGCGACAGCAGAATGGAAAAGGACATGGTTCCTAAAGAAAATATAAGATTTGCAGGTCTTGAAATATATCCTATAAAATCATTTAAAACATTTTTCAAACTGATTTCAGCTGTAATAAAATCAGTAAAAATAATAAGAGAAGAAAAACCAGATGTTGTAATAGGTTTTGGAAATTATATTTCACTTCCTATGATAACAGCAGCTTTTCTTACAAGAACAAGTTTTTATCTTCAGGAACAGAATGCTAATCTTGGAATGACAAATAAAGTTTATTATAAATTTGCCAAAAAAACATTTTTAGCTTTTGAAAAAACTTATGATGATATACCTATGAAATATCAGCATAAGTTTAAAGTGACAGGAAACCCTTTAAGAGAAGAAATTTATAGCATTGACAGCAAAGAGGAAAGAGAAAGTCTTAAAGCTGAAGAGGGAGAAAAAATTCTTCTTATAACAGGGGGAAGTCTTGGAGCAAAAAGTATTAATGATGCTGTGTTAGATGAATGGGAAAAATTAAAAGAGGAAAAAAATATAAGAATATACTGGGCAACAGGAAAAACACATTACGATAAAATATTTGATAGAATAGAAAAAAGAAATATGAAAGATATTATAAAGCCTTATTTTGATAATCTTATAAATATAATGGCAGCAGCAGATCTTGTAATATGCAGAGCAGGAGCTCTTACTATATCAGAACTTATTGAACTTAAAAAACCGTCAGTTCTTATTCCTTATAATTCAGTAAAAGTTGGACAGTATGAAAATGCTGTGATTTTAGAAGAGAGAGAGGGAGCTCTTGTTTTTAATAACAATGAGGCTGATGAGGCTGTAAAAACAGCTATTGATTTGATACAAGATGATGAACAGCTTCAAAAGATGAAGCTGAGAATAAAGGCATTGAGAAATATGAATGCCACAGAAAATTTAATTAACAGTTTGGATATTTGGAGGAATTAA
- a CDS encoding cell division protein FtsQ/DivIB produces MLKLIFRIALITLLTLGVIKTDRFFLTKPVFKIEDVRIEGASEKLEKSFAPLKEQLIGKNINDINLEEIKKRVLEDVRVKNGKVKREALNKILITIEEREPEYYLQYKKNIYILDKEGKIYGYLNDLKTKDFPFIVAKTEEEIEILLGVLDKGEATDFKDIISQIYIKDSSSINIVLSDGAVIKTDKEVTKEKYDIGSYLFFDLSSRKKIDYIDLRYEDYIVKYVEDKNGR; encoded by the coding sequence TTGTTGAAATTAATCTTTAGAATAGCTTTAATAACTCTTCTTACTTTGGGAGTAATTAAGACAGATAGGTTTTTTCTGACAAAACCTGTGTTTAAAATAGAAGATGTAAGAATAGAGGGAGCTTCTGAAAAACTTGAAAAAAGTTTTGCTCCTTTAAAAGAACAGCTTATTGGAAAAAATATAAATGACATAAATCTTGAAGAAATAAAAAAAAGAGTCCTTGAAGATGTAAGAGTCAAAAATGGAAAAGTTAAAAGAGAGGCTCTTAATAAAATATTGATAACAATAGAAGAAAGAGAGCCAGAATATTACCTTCAGTATAAAAAAAATATTTATATTTTAGATAAAGAGGGAAAAATTTATGGATATTTAAATGATTTAAAAACAAAAGATTTTCCTTTTATAGTAGCAAAGACAGAAGAAGAGATAGAAATTCTTCTTGGAGTGCTTGATAAGGGAGAAGCAACAGACTTTAAGGATATAATATCACAGATATACATAAAAGACAGCAGCAGTATAAATATAGTTCTTTCAGACGGAGCTGTGATAAAGACAGATAAAGAAGTGACAAAAGAAAAATATGACATTGGAAGTTATCTTTTCTTTGATTTATCAAGCAGAAAAAAAATAGACTATATTGATCTTCGTTATGAAGATTATATAGTAAAATATGTGGAGGATAAAAATGGAAGATAG
- the murC gene encoding UDP-N-acetylmuramate--L-alanine ligase, producing the protein MENVFFVGINGIGMSGLAKIMRELNYNVAGSDPSSSYLTEEMRKQGIKIYSEHKKENIENMDTLIVSTAISRENPEYKRALEEGIPVLKRGQLLAELLNQKTGVAVAGTHGKTTTSSMLATILLEKDPTVVVGGIVDAIKSNARYGAGEYFVAEADESDNSFLYMRPKYSVITNIEADHLEKHGSLENIKKSFNIFMQQTEKEIIVCLDNKNVQDLIGYKDNVITYSLEDKSADIYAEGIKISEGKTLYDVYIKGEYTGEFSLSIPGKHNIYNSLPVIYLAKEFGLDMNEVKKKINEFKGAKRRYDVLYDDGNIKVIDDYAHHPTEIEATLQGARSIEDKHITVIFQPHRYSRVKFLLEEFAGTFKNADELILMPVYSAGEKDEFGVSLEDLLNKIGHKNSRIIKDKNELEEELSKRNESHVYLFMGAGSISSFAHEFAEKLEKQKKGIN; encoded by the coding sequence ATGGAAAATGTGTTTTTTGTGGGAATAAACGGGATTGGAATGAGTGGTCTTGCTAAAATAATGAGAGAACTTAATTATAATGTTGCAGGATCAGATCCAAGCAGCAGCTATCTTACTGAAGAAATGAGAAAACAAGGAATAAAAATTTATTCTGAACATAAAAAAGAAAATATTGAAAATATGGATACTCTTATTGTTTCTACAGCAATAAGCAGAGAAAATCCAGAATATAAGAGAGCATTGGAAGAAGGAATACCTGTTCTTAAAAGAGGACAGCTTTTAGCAGAGCTTTTAAATCAGAAAACAGGTGTTGCAGTTGCAGGAACTCATGGAAAAACTACTACAAGTTCTATGCTTGCAACAATTCTTTTAGAAAAGGATCCTACAGTTGTTGTAGGAGGAATAGTTGATGCAATAAAATCAAATGCAAGATATGGAGCAGGAGAATATTTTGTTGCAGAAGCAGATGAAAGTGACAACTCTTTTCTTTATATGAGACCAAAATATTCAGTGATAACAAATATAGAGGCAGATCATCTTGAAAAGCATGGATCTTTAGAAAACATAAAAAAATCATTTAATATTTTTATGCAGCAGACAGAAAAAGAAATCATAGTATGTCTTGATAATAAAAATGTTCAAGACTTAATAGGATATAAAGACAATGTCATAACTTATAGCCTTGAAGATAAAAGTGCAGATATATATGCAGAGGGAATAAAAATTTCTGAAGGAAAAACATTATATGATGTTTATATAAAAGGTGAATATACAGGGGAATTTTCACTTTCTATTCCAGGAAAACATAATATTTATAACTCTCTTCCAGTTATATATCTTGCAAAAGAATTTGGGCTTGATATGAATGAAGTTAAAAAGAAAATAAATGAATTCAAGGGAGCAAAAAGAAGATATGATGTTCTTTATGATGATGGGAATATAAAAGTAATAGATGACTATGCACATCACCCAACAGAAATAGAAGCTACTCTTCAAGGAGCAAGAAGTATAGAGGATAAACATATAACTGTTATATTCCAGCCTCATAGATACAGCAGAGTGAAATTTCTTCTTGAAGAATTTGCAGGAACATTTAAAAATGCAGATGAACTTATTCTTATGCCTGTTTACAGTGCAGGGGAAAAAGATGAATTTGGAGTTTCTCTTGAAGATCTTTTAAATAAAATAGGTCATAAAAACAGCAGAATTATAAAAGATAAAAATGAACTTGAAGAAGAACTTTCTAAAAGAAATGAAAGTCATGTTTATCTTTTTATGGGAGCAGGAAGCATTTCATCTTTTGCTCATGAGTTTGCAGAAAAACTAGAAAAACAGAAGAAGGGAATCAATTAA